Part of the Candidatus Cloacimonadota bacterium genome, GAGCCATCCATACTTTTGTGTAGCGGTATTCAAGGTCGAGACGGTCACGATTGGTCAGATATGTTCTGAATAGAAAAGTCGTCTCACTCGTTTTTGATACTGCACGCGTAAAGAAGTCTTCAGAACCATTTGTCTGGAGTTTTTGTTTGAGGCGCATTGCTATTTGAAAGATCGGTCTGTATTCAAGCTCACCCTGGAAACGGACACTTTTCCTGCCATCGCTTTTACGTTCCCACATATCAAGATATGCTTTTGTGAGTGTCAGCTGGCGATGGAATTTGTATCTTGTTTCGATATACAGTCCCTGTTCAGCCTGTGACCAAGGTGAATTATAATACACTTCAGATACAAGTGGATTTTTCAAGTAATACTGTTTCTCAAGAATCGTTCCGTCAAAACGCTCATGTTCAGCAAAAGGTCGTGCATAAGGATTATCAAACTCAAGATCGTAGTCACGATACAGCATCATGAAATTCAGGTTTGCATAATTAAAGTATGCACTTGCCACCAAAGCGCTCGGGTCGTCACCAAGATCAAAGGTTTTACCGTCAACCTCAAGTTCGGCATATTCACCCTGGAAGGTGACGTTATCAAGCGTTGCCTGCCAGTCAAATCCATACACTCGGCGGTAATTTCGTCTGTATGCATCAGTTTTTGTTGAATAGAGAGATGATATCTCTGAATCATTGATATCTAATTTCTTATAATAATAACTGTCATATATAAGGTATGGACCAAGGTCTTCGTAATCTGCAATATTAAAATAACGGTCGTATTGAGATTCATAAGCAGTGATGCCAAGATGTGTCCCGATAAAAGGATCGAATTGGAGGTGACCACCAAGCATTGTTTCCCTGAGCGCATCCCGTCTTGGAGCCATATCTATCTTGGGAAGTGGATGAGGAGAGAGATTGGGTCTGTATTCATTAAAGATATTTTCAGCGGATTCGAGTTGTTCATTAGTAAAGCGCGGTGTGGAAACAACATAATAGAAGATATCATCTTTATCGGTAATCTCACCATCATGATTACTATCCCAAACAATAACATCTTTTTTATCATCAGAGAAGAAAACGGATGCATTCATGAAGCTGTTTCCATATTCGACTGCAGCACCTTTGAGGGCAAATTCTTCTGTGGGAGAAAGGTCCGGGAAAATACCCTGTACTCTTTTTGAAAAACCATATCCTGTCCTGCGTGATTCAAAGATATCTGTATTTTCCATGACAAGACCTTCGCCCCAGGTTGCACGGTAATTTCCAAGTACAACTTTCAAGTTCGCAGTTTTGAGATCGATGCCGACAGTATATTTTGAGTTTTCAGCCAGAGCTTCAGAAAGCTGGTTATCCTTCTGGAATAGATTCAGATCCCTTTCCTCCCCTTTTTTAAAAAAGAGCAAAGCGCTTATCTCAAGATTGTACCAATCCTCCATTCTTCCACGAAGTTTATGGGAAATTTCAGGAGGAGCATTATCCAGATCATATAAACCCCACATGGAGAATTTTTCATTAAGACTATCCGGAACATAGCTTTCGCGAAGCACTTCCTGCATTTCTTCTGAGAAAGGATTATTGTTAAACTTGAAGCGATAGTTGAAGTTCCATTTTCCTTCATGTTCGGGTGGTTCATATGAAACATAATGTCTGAGATTTGATGCGCCATAATAGGTAAGACCCGGTGCGTTTCGCATGCCCCTGTAATCCTGGAAATTGCCAAGTTGTCTCTGGCGCAGTATAGCTCGTACATCAGTGGGATTCACGATCGGCATGTTCAGTAGGTCTTGATATGTAGCAGTATTGATATTGATAGGGGACATGAGCATGTCTTCCCAGAGGTCGGATACTGCTTCAGAAGAGCCTTCATCAAGGGCAAGACGCCGGATAAGATAGTTGATCTGATCCCTGCGTTGAGCACGTTCGTCATAAATTCCATAGGGTACGATCTTCACGAGAGGTTTCAGTTTCAGAAATGTATTTTGATCGATACTTGGAAGGGCAAGAAGGTCATAGACAGATTGGAAGAAATTAATATACGTTCTGTAATAATAAATATCCTCTGCCTGCTGAGCGGTGATGGGAAGCGCTTGTATTTCCTGGTAGGTTGCTTTATTCAGGTCTAACTGTTCTGGAGATGCACAAAGTGAAACTGCAGCCAGCAGAAGTACAAAACTAAAAATTATGATTGCTTTTTGCATATTAACCCAGTTGAATTATAAGAATAAGTTCGACAACTACGCAGCAAAAGAGGAGCGCTGCGAGAAGATTCAGCCAGAATAATCGTACTGAAAGTTTCTCGATCTTATTCTTTAAGTTGTGAATATCATTAAAAACTTTTTTCTCGATAACGTCATATTTCTGGGAGAGTTCTTTATAACCCCTGTTGCTGAACTTATTCTCCCAGTCTTTTACAACATGATTAAGAAAATTGAATATCAGTTTTATAAATCCTTTGATGATGAGTGAGTAGCTGCTCTTTTCATCCTTATCTGTTTTTTTCATTTATACCTCACGCAGTATAACAATTAAAATAAGTAACCCAGAGAAAATTGATGAGTGATCGGTAAGACTGGATGTGAACTGAATCCATAATCGACCTTAATCCCTTTAAAAAGTACTCCAAATCCACCAGAAATACTATTTGGATAAGTTGAAGCACCGGTTCTGAGCCAGAAATTTTCAATAACTTCGAACTCGATACCAGCCTGGATTTTTGTTTCTTCACCGAGTTTTTGTGAAAGGTCGATCTCTGTTATTACACCCTCATACGGTTCATATGCAATACCCAGAGTCAGATGCTGGGGAAGGTCAAAGGTCTGGTCTGAACCCATGGATGGATTATTCAAATTTTTTACTGCAAAAGCAATACGGGTTCTCTGATGGAGAACTGCAAGAGCTCCAAGATTCACGCCATATGTCGTTTGATTACCCGGATTGATCCCGCCAACTGTCTCGCCGAATTTCAGATAGTATAGATTCAATCCATATCCAACATAAAGCTGAGAGTGAACATCTCCCATCAGAAGGATGGAATGAGCAAGAGAATAGGTGCCTTCCTGCTGGAGTTTTTGTCCTTCGAACTCAACGTCCATTGCCTGCATTCCGAGTGAAATCGTACCTATCTTTGGCAGACTGTATGCAAGTGCTCCGGACATCAAGAGCTGGAAGCTGTTATTGAAGAGCTGTGCATATCCCAGGGAAATTCCCCGATCTGCATAAGCAAGAGCTCCGGGATTGTAAAAGATTGCATTCGGATCATTACAGCTTGCAATGAAAGCTCCACTCATTCCTCGTGCTCGTGCAGAGGGTTGATAGTTTGCAAATACATTTGAAGCTATCTCCCCATAGATAAGAGATGTGGTCAGAAGGATCAGTATTACTATGAAAGCTAATTTCTTCATTTCTATCCTTTCATCCAAAAATTATTTCAAAGGTGCGGCGATCACAATTGGCACCGAAGTGGATTTGATATCGCCATTGTCTGGATTAACAACTTCAAGATTACAAATATACAAACCGGGAGGAAGAGTATTCCAATTGTCATCCTTGCCGTCCCATTCGAAGGTATGCATACCTGTCGAGATTTCGTTTGTGATCGTATTGACCAGAACACCTTC contains:
- a CDS encoding helix-hairpin-helix domain-containing protein is translated as MQKAIIIFSFVLLLAAVSLCASPEQLDLNKATYQEIQALPITAQQAEDIYYYRTYINFFQSVYDLLALPSIDQNTFLKLKPLVKIVPYGIYDERAQRRDQINYLIRRLALDEGSSEAVSDLWEDMLMSPININTATYQDLLNMPIVNPTDVRAILRQRQLGNFQDYRGMRNAPGLTYYGASNLRHYVSYEPPEHEGKWNFNYRFKFNNNPFSEEMQEVLRESYVPDSLNEKFSMWGLYDLDNAPPEISHKLRGRMEDWYNLEISALLFFKKGEERDLNLFQKDNQLSEALAENSKYTVGIDLKTANLKVVLGNYRATWGEGLVMENTDIFESRRTGYGFSKRVQGIFPDLSPTEEFALKGAAVEYGNSFMNASVFFSDDKKDVIVWDSNHDGEITDKDDIFYYVVSTPRFTNEQLESAENIFNEYRPNLSPHPLPKIDMAPRRDALRETMLGGHLQFDPFIGTHLGITAYESQYDRYFNIADYEDLGPYLIYDSYYYKKLDINDSEISSLYSTKTDAYRRNYRRVYGFDWQATLDNVTFQGEYAELEVDGKTFDLGDDPSALVASAYFNYANLNFMMLYRDYDLEFDNPYARPFAEHERFDGTILEKQYYLKNPLVSEVYYNSPWSQAEQGLYIETRYKFHRQLTLTKAYLDMWERKSDGRKSVRFQGELEYRPIFQIAMRLKQKLQTNGSEDFFTRAVSKTSETTFLFRTYLTNRDRLDLEYRYTKVWMAPYTGLTETAEPGQTYILPTADVLNHGDMICANYVHNFTDYFRLEGSFLFWNGHGVSHWDWEDMEIDFMGSQGMKFWFTLYNRISNSLAVSFKYKVKHYEDDELYLRQYNEPVSGLNYVAQVKHKETSIRLQLDWTF